In Methylomonas sp. ZR1, one DNA window encodes the following:
- a CDS encoding cysteine desulfurase: MSIFPIEQIRADFPILGETIRNKPLVYLDNAASCHKPQAVIDSILHTYSHEYANIHRGVHTLSVRATDKFEGAREKVRAFINAASVKEIIFVRGATEAINLVAQSYGKSQLKAGDEIVISAMEHHANIVPWQMLCQQIGAVLKVAPMNQQGELLFDEFEKLLNANTKLVAITQMSNALGTINPVEQIIAAAHAKQIPVLLDGAQAIPHMAVDVQALDCDFYVFSGHKLYGPSGTGVLYGKQALLEAMPPYQGGGDMIRQVTFEKTEYAGLPHKFEAGTPAIAEIIGLGAAIDYVSGIGMDNIAAYEAELLDYATQQAEQIKGLNIIGQAAHKGGILSFTLDRIHPHDIGTMLDSLGIAIRAGHHCAMPVMDFYGVPATARASFAMYNTRQEIDVLMQGIQSLIEVFG; this comes from the coding sequence ATGAGCATATTTCCAATTGAACAAATCCGTGCCGATTTTCCCATCCTCGGCGAAACCATCCGTAACAAACCCTTGGTATACCTGGATAACGCTGCCAGTTGCCATAAACCGCAAGCGGTCATCGACAGCATCCTACACACCTATAGTCATGAATACGCCAACATCCATCGCGGTGTGCACACCTTAAGCGTCCGCGCCACGGATAAGTTTGAAGGGGCTCGGGAAAAGGTCAGGGCGTTTATCAATGCCGCCAGCGTTAAGGAAATCATCTTCGTACGTGGGGCCACCGAGGCGATTAACCTGGTCGCGCAAAGCTACGGTAAATCGCAACTCAAAGCCGGCGATGAAATCGTCATCAGCGCGATGGAACATCACGCCAACATCGTGCCTTGGCAAATGCTTTGCCAGCAGATCGGTGCGGTGCTGAAGGTCGCGCCGATGAATCAACAAGGCGAATTGCTGTTCGACGAATTCGAAAAACTGTTGAACGCCAATACCAAACTGGTAGCGATCACTCAAATGTCCAATGCGCTGGGTACGATCAATCCGGTAGAGCAGATTATCGCCGCAGCCCATGCCAAGCAGATTCCGGTATTGTTGGATGGTGCTCAGGCGATTCCGCATATGGCGGTGGATGTGCAAGCCTTGGATTGCGATTTTTACGTGTTTTCCGGGCACAAGCTTTACGGACCGTCCGGCACCGGTGTGCTTTACGGTAAGCAAGCGCTGTTGGAAGCGATGCCTCCGTATCAAGGCGGTGGTGACATGATTCGGCAGGTCACTTTCGAAAAAACCGAATACGCCGGTCTGCCGCATAAATTTGAAGCCGGCACGCCGGCCATCGCCGAAATTATCGGTTTGGGTGCGGCAATCGATTACGTCAGCGGTATTGGCATGGACAACATCGCCGCCTACGAAGCCGAGTTGCTGGATTACGCCACGCAGCAAGCCGAGCAGATCAAGGGCCTGAACATCATCGGCCAGGCGGCGCACAAAGGTGGCATCTTGTCGTTTACCCTGGATCGGATTCATCCGCACGACATCGGCACCATGCTGGATAGTTTGGGCATCGCCATCCGCGCCGGTCACCATTGCGCGATGCCGGTGATGGATTTTTACGGCGTTCCGGCCACGGCGCGGGCCTCGTTTGCCATGTACAATACCCGCCAAGAAATCGATGTGTTGATGCAAGGCATCCAATCCCTAATAGAGGTGTTCGGCTAA
- a CDS encoding Uma2 family endonuclease, protein MVAVFPQKHLTDIAEWHRMGEAGIFPPEARMELIEGEILHMAPIGFNHAGHVTRLTRYFFRLLDDTVSIRSQNPIQLGDLSEPEPDLVLVKPDTDDYTTRHPSAADVLLLVEVSDSTLRFDRTQKLRLYATHGITEYWIVNLVDECLEVYRQPQDGDYLDKSLLTKADSFNLVALPALQVSVAAIL, encoded by the coding sequence ATGGTCGCCGTCTTTCCGCAAAAACACCTTACTGACATCGCCGAGTGGCACCGCATGGGGGAAGCCGGGATTTTCCCGCCGGAAGCTCGTATGGAACTCATCGAAGGAGAAATCTTACACATGGCGCCGATAGGATTTAATCATGCAGGACATGTTACCCGGTTAACTCGTTACTTCTTCCGTTTGTTGGATGACACCGTTTCGATTCGGTCTCAAAACCCCATCCAACTTGGCGATCTATCCGAACCCGAACCTGATTTAGTTTTGGTAAAGCCGGATACCGACGACTACACAACCCGCCACCCTAGCGCTGCCGACGTCTTGCTACTGGTTGAAGTCTCCGACAGTACCTTACGCTTCGACCGCACCCAAAAACTGCGCCTGTATGCCACCCACGGCATTACCGAATACTGGATCGTCAATCTGGTCGACGAGTGCCTGGAAGTGTATCGGCAACCGCAAGACGGTGACTATTTGGATAAATCGCTACTGACAAAAGCCGATAGTTTCAATCTCGTGGCGTTACCGGCGCTTCAGGTTTCGGTCGCGGCTATCTTATAA
- the sufD gene encoding Fe-S cluster assembly protein SufD, translating to MSGAAYLAEYSGLAASLPGLDLPWLQGFRNQALQTFAVNGFPGNREEEWRYTNLSALNKTVFVPSANQLVDEDWLNQYRLEDAASVVLVNGQFSASLSRLRDLSGQVSVSSFKQALQDRPAWLESRLGQAVTSAEHNLVAFNNAWFTDGVVIEVEAKQQLDKPLQILHVVTHADALAATRNLLVINEQAEAEVIETYVGSIDSYFTASVNECLLGSNAGLVLYKVQLEAEKAQHFGGTYVKQARDSRFNHHNFALGSALARSDIHSDLDTAAECSLNGLFVAGKRQHIDNHTRINHLKPHGISREFYKGVLDDRARGVFQGRVIVAEDAQRTDSEMNNRNLLLSADAEVDTKPQLEIYADDVKCSHGVTVGQLEEKSVFYLQSRGLDEEAARNILTFAFANEMVDKVDNAELKALLLEQLLVRFPAISL from the coding sequence ATGAGCGGCGCGGCGTACTTAGCAGAATATTCCGGCTTGGCGGCGAGTTTGCCGGGACTGGATTTGCCTTGGTTGCAAGGTTTCAGAAATCAGGCCTTGCAGACTTTCGCGGTCAATGGTTTTCCCGGCAATCGCGAGGAAGAGTGGCGTTATACCAATCTGTCGGCGCTGAATAAAACCGTGTTTGTACCCAGTGCCAATCAGCTGGTCGATGAAGATTGGTTGAACCAATACCGTTTGGAGGATGCCGCCAGTGTGGTGTTGGTTAATGGCCAATTTTCCGCGTCCTTGTCTCGGCTGCGAGATTTGTCAGGCCAAGTGTCTGTTTCCAGTTTTAAACAAGCCCTGCAAGACCGCCCGGCATGGCTGGAAAGCCGATTGGGTCAAGCTGTGACCAGCGCCGAACACAATTTGGTGGCCTTCAATAATGCCTGGTTTACCGACGGCGTGGTAATCGAAGTGGAGGCCAAGCAGCAGTTGGACAAGCCCTTGCAGATTCTGCACGTGGTGACCCACGCCGATGCGCTGGCGGCGACCCGTAATTTACTGGTGATCAACGAGCAAGCCGAAGCGGAAGTGATCGAAACCTATGTGGGCAGCATCGATAGTTATTTCACCGCCTCGGTAAACGAATGTCTGTTGGGCAGCAATGCGGGGTTGGTGCTGTACAAAGTGCAGCTTGAAGCGGAAAAGGCTCAGCATTTTGGTGGCACCTATGTGAAGCAGGCGCGGGATAGTCGCTTCAATCATCACAATTTTGCCTTGGGAAGTGCTTTGGCGCGCAGCGATATTCATAGTGATCTGGATACCGCAGCGGAGTGTTCATTGAACGGGCTATTTGTGGCCGGCAAGCGCCAGCATATCGATAACCACACTCGAATTAATCACCTAAAACCGCACGGCATTAGCCGGGAGTTTTATAAAGGCGTGTTGGATGACCGCGCGCGGGGGGTATTTCAAGGCCGGGTGATCGTGGCCGAAGATGCGCAGCGTACCGATTCGGAAATGAACAACCGCAACCTGCTGTTATCGGCGGATGCCGAAGTGGACACCAAGCCGCAGTTGGAGATTTATGCCGACGATGTGAAATGTTCGCACGGCGTGACGGTAGGGCAGTTGGAAGAAAAGTCGGTGTTTTATCTGCAATCGCGTGGCTTGGATGAAGAGGCGGCCCGTAACATTCTGACCTTTGCGTTTGCCAACGAGATGGTGGATAAGGTCGACAACGCCGAGTTGAAAGCCTTGCTGTTGGAGCAACTGTTGGTGCGGTTTCCGGCGATCAGCTTATAA
- the sufC gene encoding Fe-S cluster assembly ATPase SufC, with translation MLSIKNLHVTINDKPILKGLTLDINPGEVHAIMGPNGAGKSTLSHVLSGKPGYEVTEGSVTYNGKDLLEMAPEIRAREGVFLAFQYPVEIPGVSNIYLLKAALNAMRKHHGLPEVDAMDFLTIVKSKVKLLQMDEKFLYRAVNEGFSGGEKKRNEILQAAVLEPKLCILDETDSGLDIDALRIVAEGVNSLRSAERSFLMITHYQRLLDYIKPDVVHVLADGKIVKSGGPELALELEERGYSWLEGQAA, from the coding sequence ATGCTCAGCATCAAAAATCTCCACGTAACCATTAACGATAAACCCATATTAAAAGGCCTAACCCTGGACATAAACCCAGGCGAAGTCCACGCCATCATGGGCCCCAACGGTGCCGGTAAAAGCACCTTGTCGCACGTATTGTCCGGCAAGCCCGGTTACGAAGTCACCGAAGGCAGCGTGACCTACAACGGCAAAGATTTGCTGGAGATGGCCCCTGAAATCCGCGCCCGCGAAGGCGTGTTTCTAGCGTTTCAATACCCGGTGGAAATCCCCGGCGTCAGCAACATTTATCTGTTGAAGGCCGCGCTGAATGCGATGCGCAAGCATCACGGTCTGCCGGAAGTGGACGCAATGGATTTTCTGACTATCGTCAAAAGCAAGGTCAAGCTATTGCAGATGGACGAAAAATTCTTGTACCGCGCGGTTAACGAAGGTTTTTCCGGCGGCGAGAAGAAGCGCAATGAGATTTTGCAGGCGGCAGTGCTTGAACCGAAGCTGTGCATCCTCGACGAGACCGATTCGGGCTTGGACATCGACGCGCTGCGTATCGTCGCCGAGGGCGTTAACTCCCTACGTTCGGCCGAGCGTTCGTTTTTGATGATTACCCATTACCAACGCTTGTTGGATTACATCAAGCCCGATGTGGTTCATGTATTGGCAGATGGTAAGATCGTTAAATCCGGTGGCCCAGAACTGGCGCTGGAATTGGAAGAGCGCGGTTACAGTTGGCTGGAAGGGCAAGCGGCATGA
- the sufU gene encoding Fe-S cluster assembly sulfur transfer protein SufU — translation MFEDLRDLYQEVIFDHNRNPRNFRVMADANRQVEGFNPLCGDRLTLFLKIDDHVISDASFQGSGCAISTASVSLMTEIVKGKTEAEADALFKQFHEMTTGKTEEINLEAIGKLAVLAGVREYPARVKCATLAWHTLDAALKNEAQSISTE, via the coding sequence ATGTTTGAAGATTTACGCGATCTATACCAAGAGGTCATATTCGACCACAACCGCAATCCGCGCAATTTCCGGGTGATGGCTGATGCCAATCGCCAAGTGGAAGGTTTCAATCCCTTGTGCGGCGATAGGCTGACGCTGTTTTTGAAAATCGACGATCACGTGATTAGCGACGCCAGTTTTCAAGGTTCCGGTTGTGCGATTTCCACGGCGTCCGTATCGTTGATGACCGAAATCGTCAAAGGTAAAACCGAAGCCGAGGCCGATGCCTTGTTCAAACAATTTCATGAAATGACCACCGGCAAAACCGAGGAAATCAATCTGGAGGCCATCGGTAAACTGGCGGTATTGGCCGGCGTGCGCGAATATCCTGCCAGGGTGAAATGCGCGACTTTGGCTTGGCATACCTTGGATGCTGCTTTGAAAAACGAAGCGCAGTCGATCTCCACCGAATAA
- the sufB gene encoding Fe-S cluster assembly protein SufB — MSTSAQEIEHLISQEYKQGFVTELEVDTFPPGLDEDVIRRLSQVKNEPEFMLEYRLKAFRHWQTMPSPDWAQLKIDPIDYQAISYYSAPKSKKAGPKSLDEVDPELLDTYKKLGIPLDEQERLAGIAVDAVFDSVSVATTFKGKLKDAGVIFCPISEALHEHPDLVKQYLGSVVPTGDNFFAALNSAVFTDGSFVYIPKGVRCPMELSTYFRINAANTGQFERTLIIADEGSHVSYLEGCTAPMRDENQLHAAVVELVALDNAQIKYSTVQNWYPGDKDGKGGIYNFVTKRAECRGHNSKVSWTQVETGSAITWKYPSCVLLGDDSVGEFYSVALTNNLQQADTGTKMIHIGKNTRSTIVSKGISAGKAQNTYRGLVKVAKSAENARNHTQCDSLLVGDKCGAHTFPYVEVKQPTAQVEHEATTSKISEDQLFFCQQRGLSAEDAVSMIVNGFCKEVFKELPMEFAVEAQALLGISLEGAVG, encoded by the coding sequence ATGTCTACCAGCGCACAAGAAATTGAACATCTCATCAGTCAGGAATACAAACAAGGTTTTGTGACCGAACTGGAAGTCGATACCTTTCCGCCGGGCTTGGACGAAGACGTGATTCGCCGGCTGTCCCAGGTCAAAAACGAGCCGGAGTTCATGTTGGAATATCGGCTGAAAGCCTTTCGACATTGGCAGACCATGCCGTCGCCAGACTGGGCGCAACTCAAGATCGATCCTATCGATTATCAAGCAATCAGCTATTACTCCGCGCCCAAATCAAAAAAAGCCGGCCCTAAAAGCCTGGATGAGGTCGATCCGGAGTTGCTGGATACTTATAAAAAACTCGGCATCCCGCTCGACGAGCAAGAGCGACTGGCTGGGATTGCAGTGGATGCAGTATTCGACAGTGTGTCGGTAGCTACTACCTTCAAAGGCAAATTGAAAGACGCCGGTGTGATTTTCTGCCCGATTTCCGAAGCCCTGCACGAACATCCGGATTTGGTGAAGCAATATCTCGGTAGCGTAGTGCCGACCGGCGACAATTTTTTCGCCGCCTTGAATTCAGCGGTATTTACCGACGGTTCCTTCGTTTATATCCCCAAAGGCGTACGTTGCCCGATGGAATTGTCCACTTACTTCAGAATCAACGCCGCCAACACCGGCCAGTTCGAACGGACCTTGATCATCGCCGACGAAGGTTCGCACGTTTCTTATCTGGAAGGCTGCACGGCACCGATGCGCGACGAAAACCAGTTGCATGCCGCAGTGGTTGAGTTGGTGGCTTTGGACAACGCCCAGATCAAATATTCCACCGTGCAAAACTGGTATCCGGGCGACAAAGACGGCAAAGGCGGTATCTACAACTTCGTCACCAAGCGCGCCGAATGTCGCGGGCATAACTCCAAAGTGTCCTGGACCCAAGTGGAAACCGGCTCGGCGATTACCTGGAAGTATCCAAGCTGCGTGTTGCTGGGCGACGATTCGGTTGGCGAGTTTTACTCGGTGGCCTTGACCAACAACCTGCAACAGGCCGATACCGGTACCAAGATGATCCATATCGGCAAAAACACCCGCAGCACCATCGTCTCGAAAGGTATTTCCGCTGGCAAGGCCCAAAACACCTATCGCGGTTTGGTTAAAGTTGCCAAGTCCGCCGAAAACGCCCGCAACCATACCCAATGTGACTCCTTGCTCGTTGGTGATAAATGCGGCGCGCATACGTTTCCTTATGTGGAAGTGAAACAACCGACTGCGCAGGTCGAGCATGAGGCGACCACTTCCAAAATCAGCGAAGACCAGTTGTTCTTCTGCCAGCAGCGCGGTTTGTCTGCGGAAGATGCCGTATCAATGATTGTGAATGGGTTTTGTAAGGAAGTGTTTAAGGAATTGCCGATGGAGTTTGCGGTGGAGGCGCAGGCGTTGTTGGGGATTAGTTTGGAAGGGGCGGTAGGTTAG
- a CDS encoding SUF system Fe-S cluster assembly regulator, whose amino-acid sequence MLRLSKLTDYATVILSYMARDTSRVHGALEIAEATGIAQPTVSKILKILLKAGVLSSMRGAKGGYALAREPSRITVATVISALEGPIALTECTASHKGCDQASGCRIQGNWHLINQKIANALESVTLADLIMPFKQPDEVLIPVNQLFR is encoded by the coding sequence ATGTTAAGGCTGAGTAAGTTGACGGACTATGCCACGGTTATCTTGAGCTATATGGCCAGAGATACGAGTCGCGTGCACGGTGCCCTGGAGATCGCAGAAGCGACGGGCATCGCGCAGCCTACAGTCAGCAAAATATTAAAAATATTGCTCAAGGCCGGCGTGTTGAGTTCCATGCGGGGTGCCAAGGGCGGTTATGCGTTGGCTAGAGAGCCGAGCCGAATTACGGTGGCAACCGTGATTAGTGCTTTGGAAGGGCCGATTGCGCTGACCGAGTGCACGGCATCGCACAAGGGTTGCGATCAAGCCAGCGGTTGCCGGATACAAGGCAATTGGCATTTGATCAACCAAAAAATAGCCAACGCGCTCGAGTCGGTCACTTTAGCCGACCTGATTATGCCGTTTAAACAGCCGGACGAAGTCTTGATTCCGGTTAACCAGTTGTTTCGCTAA
- a CDS encoding polysaccharide deacetylase family protein translates to MFKDLQSAKSLPEKSVVITFDDGYEDNYSGAFLPLMALGMKATWFIATDCIGGHAHWLGKPSTQTRMLTAERLLEMHTAGMEIASHTCSHPDLSVLSTDQQQFELSKAKTVLEDLLSTQVSSLAYPFGRFNSDSITLAEQTGYSMACTTRPGWFDSEPNPYLVRRIAIFSGDSASTLARKLSFADNDVSWKKMTRYYANRVWDKLRHTS, encoded by the coding sequence TTGTTCAAAGACTTGCAAAGTGCCAAATCGCTACCTGAAAAAAGTGTGGTCATTACTTTTGATGATGGCTACGAAGACAACTATTCGGGGGCTTTTTTGCCTCTGATGGCGCTTGGGATGAAGGCCACATGGTTTATCGCTACCGATTGCATCGGCGGTCATGCCCATTGGCTAGGCAAACCATCTACTCAGACACGGATGCTAACGGCGGAACGCTTGCTTGAAATGCATACAGCCGGAATGGAAATTGCCTCGCACACCTGCTCGCATCCAGACCTATCCGTGCTCAGCACTGACCAACAACAATTCGAACTTTCAAAAGCCAAAACCGTTCTTGAAGATTTATTGTCAACCCAAGTAAGCAGCCTGGCTTATCCTTTTGGCAGATTCAACTCTGATTCAATCACCCTAGCCGAACAAACAGGCTATAGCATGGCTTGCACCACCCGTCCCGGCTGGTTCGATAGCGAACCAAACCCTTACCTAGTTAGGCGTATTGCCATATTCTCCGGCGACAGTGCCAGTACACTAGCTCGCAAATTAAGCTTTGCGGACAACGACGTATCGTGGAAAAAGATGACTCGCTACTATGCGAACCGTGTTTGGGATAAACTGCGTCATACGAGTTGA